Proteins co-encoded in one Victivallis lenta genomic window:
- a CDS encoding MlaD family protein: MNEANRLKLGGFLLISIALLVIGFISVGVGKLFEPRYRAMTVLNTSVEGLAVGSPVKYLGLPVGKITAMTMRQKDGYIAVYFDIFPSAVEQDDDLAGDYAPGGTNFATVMRKKNMSCFINAAGIMGGAYLELSVSDSLPPAMPHLDVQPGDGVIYIPSRPSHIGNAIQNISRMLDELEKVNFIQLADKLNETLDNMSEILNRGELKSTLNNINQICSNLETSSRRLQAALSEENVQKVNRAIDNLDAGILSLRKFGDSPELGTMVRSLNTFLTDASAAIKKAEAGGAKLSDDAAALKLRLEMTLTRLDNSLRQLQEFTQNVENDPNQFVKGRQEKPVLP; this comes from the coding sequence ATGAATGAAGCAAATCGGTTGAAACTCGGGGGATTCCTGCTGATCTCGATCGCTCTCCTCGTCATCGGTTTCATTTCGGTCGGCGTCGGCAAGCTGTTCGAGCCGCGCTACCGGGCCATGACGGTCCTGAACACGTCGGTGGAGGGGCTGGCGGTCGGTTCTCCGGTCAAGTATCTCGGGCTCCCGGTCGGCAAAATCACCGCCATGACCATGCGCCAGAAGGACGGCTACATCGCGGTTTACTTCGACATTTTCCCGTCGGCGGTCGAACAGGACGACGATCTCGCCGGAGACTATGCGCCGGGCGGCACGAACTTCGCGACCGTCATGCGCAAGAAGAATATGAGCTGCTTCATCAACGCGGCCGGCATCATGGGCGGCGCCTATCTTGAGCTGTCGGTCAGCGATTCGCTGCCTCCGGCGATGCCGCATCTCGACGTCCAGCCCGGCGACGGCGTCATCTACATCCCGTCGCGTCCGTCGCACATCGGCAATGCGATCCAGAACATCAGCCGCATGCTGGACGAACTCGAGAAAGTCAACTTCATCCAGCTCGCCGACAAGCTGAATGAAACGCTCGACAACATGAGCGAAATCCTGAATCGCGGCGAACTCAAAAGCACGTTGAACAACATCAATCAGATCTGTTCGAACCTCGAAACTTCAAGCCGGCGGCTGCAGGCCGCGCTCTCCGAAGAGAACGTGCAGAAGGTCAATCGCGCGATCGACAACCTCGATGCCGGAATTCTCTCGCTGCGCAAGTTCGGCGACAGCCCCGAGCTCGGCACCATGGTCAGAAGCCTGAATACGTTCCTGACCGACGCTTCCGCCGCGATCAAAAAGGCCGAGGCGGGCGGCGCAAAGCTCAGCGACGACGCCGCCGCATTGAAGCTGCGGCTTGAAATGACCCTGACCCGTCTCGACAATTCGCTGCGGCAGCTGCAGGAGTTCACGCAGAACGTCGAAAACGACCCGAACCAGTTCGTGAAGGGACGTCAGGAGAAGCCCGTCCTTCCCTGA
- a CDS encoding MlaE family ABC transporter permease — MDGIKRERSLRELCLQIADSSIAMWNEFFGFLGFSHQLLRSTSQSLRHPRQLKWRSVCYYMDSCGSDAMPIIALLGFLIGVILAFQAIVQLSRFGVDNFVVNLVGTVIVTELAPLVTAVVLAGRTGSSFASELGLMKSREELDAMVTLGLDVGRFELVPKLIALIFVMPGLTIISDVCGIVGGMFIVCSMLNTSIAEYLSKTFEVIQPVDLAQGIVKSMLFAVIVAAVGCWKGVSAERDAQGVGKATTGAVVTSIFLIVVTDAAMTALFSFVS, encoded by the coding sequence ATGGACGGAATCAAGCGCGAACGGTCGCTGCGGGAGCTCTGTCTGCAGATCGCCGACTCGTCGATTGCGATGTGGAACGAGTTCTTCGGTTTCCTCGGCTTTTCACACCAGCTTCTCCGTTCCACCTCGCAGTCGCTGCGGCACCCGCGGCAGCTGAAGTGGCGCAGCGTCTGCTATTATATGGACAGCTGCGGTTCCGATGCGATGCCGATCATCGCGCTGCTCGGGTTCCTGATCGGCGTCATCCTCGCGTTCCAGGCGATTGTTCAGCTCAGCCGCTTCGGCGTGGACAATTTCGTGGTGAACCTGGTCGGAACGGTCATTGTGACCGAGCTGGCGCCGCTGGTCACGGCGGTCGTGCTGGCCGGGCGTACCGGCTCCTCCTTCGCCTCCGAGCTCGGGCTCATGAAATCGCGCGAGGAGCTCGATGCGATGGTCACGCTCGGACTCGATGTCGGCCGCTTCGAGCTTGTTCCGAAGCTCATTGCGCTGATTTTCGTCATGCCGGGGCTGACGATCATATCGGATGTCTGCGGCATTGTCGGCGGCATGTTCATCGTCTGTTCGATGCTGAATACATCCATCGCGGAGTATCTGAGCAAGACCTTTGAGGTCATCCAGCCGGTCGATCTTGCGCAGGGGATCGTCAAGAGCATGCTGTTCGCGGTCATCGTCGCCGCGGTCGGCTGTTGGAAAGGCGTCAGTGCCGAACGTGATGCGCAGGGGGTCGGCAAGGCGACCACGGGCGCGGTCGTCACGTCGATTTTTCTGATCGTGGTCACCGATGCCGCCATGACCGCGCTGTTCAGTTTTGTAAGTTAA